The stretch of DNA ggatttcacttatgaacaaaagagaagttacagcacacctttgccttgattccacaatgtggatgttctaccacacctcctcaagatttctcacaaatatagactctcttttgtatacaagtattcgctcaaaggaattgtctaaacaaaaaggagcttcagactttggaattcttctatcgcgcacacctcaacaacttagaacgtcttccttatatactcttttatgccatcatacccgttggcacttaccaaaagaattcctccaatctacccgttggacggaatcaattaggaagattatccgagctattaaaggaatgtgtcgatagcccatcaatcttgttcgcccatacaatcaggatctcggtttccataagtagaaccttccaataatatttaggcaatcaccggatcttcaattatcgagtcaatcttcgatcaatcaaaggactccgttatgtcttttccagccacgagatcttctccagttgataaggttaaatccttaacgaaacatccattctggataacctttcttcaacggattagagactcgtcaatgaggatagagtttgagtcttgagtctggctgttcggaggtcttcagactttaaatagcagagtctgcaagccttcagactagactgatggaaacgttttgtcagcttcaaaatacttcaagaagatttctccaacatttgTGATTATTGAGGGTTATAGTTTTTAGTACACACCCACATGAATGCCCATCACTTGTTAGtggtttaggattaaaattaACATtgttaaaataagataaaaggtACCCAAAAGGTTTCTAATCGACTTataatagattagtggcaaccCTTAAATAAATTAGTTGCGTGTTTTaagttgattaaattaaaacctGAAAGTTGCAGTAGGTATGGGGCTTGATTGAGTCTGTGCTAAGTTTTTTGGTTTAGTAATCTATTAGTCTTCCTCTTGGTGATTCGCCTCCGGGAAGGTCGCAACACAAGGGAAACATCTATGAGATAGATCCAAAAtccctcatttaaaaaaaaaaaaaattgagacaagATCAGCATTACCTGGACAAAACATGACCCTATATTTGGAAACTCCAGCAGTGAAAGCAAAAGACTCATTTCTAGACATGGATAACAAGGAAACTCAGAGAGAGAAACACTTTGTGCTGGTCCATGGGGCTTGTCATGGAGCTTGGTGCTGGTACAGAGTGGCCACTCACCTCAAGTCCTCAGGCCACAAGGTCACTGCCTTGGATATGGACGCTTCGAGGATCCATCCAAAGCAAGCTCAAGACTTGAATTCGATGGTGGAATATGTTGAGCCTCTCTTCGAATTCTTGGAGGGCCTTCCTGAAGAAGAGAAGGTGATTTTGGTAGGGCATATCATGGGAGGGCTCGTCCTTTCAATGGCCATGGAGAGATTCCCGAGAAAGTAGATGTTGCTGTTTTTGCAGCTGCTTTCATGCCTGGTCCCGAGCTCGTTTTCACTCCATTCAAGAGGTATGTtgttgtcctctctctctctctctctctctctctctctctctctctctctctctctctcagcaagTCTATTTCTCGTGTGCTATACAATGAGACATACGGCAATACAGACTCGCTCTAGAGTTAGCTGGCGGTTAGGGAAAGGTTCTTGAAAATGTCCAACAATAGACAAGAGGCCGTGGAAAATGAACACGAGGGCAAGATTATTAAATGGACCGGATGTATGTACCAAAAAATAATGTGAAACATTGAGTCTACTAGATTCATGCGAAACTTTGATGTGGACTAACGGATAAATGGTCCAAATTCTTTTTGGGggcatgaaataattttttaaagagacaTCACCGATGTCATCATGGATGCATGAGGATAAATATGTTAGGATTCGACAtacaatcacaagaaaatagagagaagcaaaaaagaTAATTCAATATACAAGATTTTATCCTGATTCACCATTAAATTAGGACTACATCCAAAAGAGAATTTCTCTATAATAAGCACCTCACACCTCTTTGTCACATCCTTCGATtacaagagaaaaatattatatataaccCAATAGAATCACCATTGCGAGACCCTCTTGACATTCTATCAATGAAGAGTATGaagggaaaagtgtcaaaaaagttttaagaaTATTACTTTTGTGCCAAATTAGTCCCAAACCTTTTTATGGCGTCAACTTGATCCTAAACCTGTTGCTTGGTGCCAATTCAACcattggctaattttggccggacaACGTTTATTTGGACATCGATCGGCCTATGTAGTATGGTTGACGCTAACATGAACaacatttaataatattttaatatttatttaatatttcttctttttttccagttgttttttgttccttttcttcttcctccaaccaaTCACTAGACCTCATCAACGGACCAGAGGTGAAGGCTGCCAAGGTTGGGGAACCTCACCAATGGCTACCGAGACTCGCCAAAGCCCagtgaggtcaaccttgccgaCTCTTGCCTTTGACCAGTCACCAAGGTCTAGTAATCAAttggaagaaggaaggaaatgggaaaaagagatatataaataaatcaaaaaatattaaaatattattaaaagttgtccatatTAGCACCGACTGTACTACATAGGTCGGCTAGTATTCATGTCAGCAATATCTaaccaaaattagtcaaaatgattgaattggcactagGTCAATGTTTAGCACAAAATTGGAAtcaataaaagatttagaattaaattgatacaatgtAATTGGTTTaagacttttctaacacttttctTGGAGTAGGAACCACTCCCCAACAGAATCTCTACTtgtattttcatcaaaatagagaaaaagaatagcTACTAATAAATGTAAATATGGTGATCCTGAATACAATCTCTAGGGATATTGTCCACATTAGCCTTTGGGATATTTGCATTGTAGATGATCTGTTGTGAGCACAAGCTCTTTATACCCATTGACTACATTTGGTTGTTTAGATTTCTAAGTAGAATATGATTGGAtaagataggatatgaaatccaaattttttacCATATCATATTCACTGTCTAGTGATTGTAGTAATAAAGttaaatatattcacatcatatcatctaCATTATTTAGTATAAACAACGTATCAATATacataaatcaaaattttaaattttttatcttgACTGGTAAACGCAGCCATAGAAAATTGCACTTAGTGTTGCTAGCTGTTCAATACTTATGCCTTTCATTAAGAGGTGACTATTGTCATGCCAAGAACAAcgttagattaaaaaaaaatgataggttGAATgcaatattattaaaatgatgTAGATAGGTTCATATTGACTGCTTGAATAGGACCACCTATTTAAATCTAATTATTCACGAATTCATCATTATCCACTTATCGATTTGTAAAGGAGTCTTCGCATATATCTACTGAAATGTCTCAAGATCAAGATCAAGGGATTATAAACTTAAATACAAGAGGAATGGGTTTTAGATACTTAGAAAGACGAATAGAATGAGCACTATCATCAAATGGTAGGTATATAGTTTCTTAGGAGAGACCTAGGACAAAGACTAATTAATAGATTATCTATGTATGAAACAAGTAGTCAGTTCAATGTGTTTCTGATTTCGGCTTAATGTCCATTTGATGTCAAGTTATATAATTGCAcaaattagactaattaaattTAGAACGTTGTCGTTGATTATCTCCTTAGAAGATGACAATAAACTTATTGAGTCTTCAGTGGCTGATACGCATTCTCCTttcattattctatttttttttccttttttcattttcctttctagtGGAAAAAGACCTATGCAACGCCGATTGTATCGAAAGTGCTTTTGCACGACATTATTGAACGACTCTTTTAACTGTATTACCCCTGCGAGTCTATATAGCATGATAAGACAATGTTGCCTAGATTGTGGTTTGCTATGGGTCGAGGTAAGGAACTGGGCATAGTAGTGACAAAATGGGCCAATAATGCACTTTTTAACTCGAATTTGTTGGgttagacccaaaaaaaaaaggcacgaatttgttgggccaagtcgTATGCGGTTGGTTCATAAACTAAGGTTGCGGTTTGTTTCGAGGAATCGATCAGAATAACCCCCTTTATCATAGGAAGATAATAGTACGTTTTGTAGTTTTATTTCCTTCGAGATTACAACTTCAGGGCAATGTGTCAACTACAAAGTAATCAAATAGAGGAGTCACGAATCACACTCTACATGATTTTTATGAGTACAATAATTATATATTAGACTAGAGAACTACGCTACAAATCCTAGATTTATCTAGGTGTATGTTTGTctcaatttaattattatgtGATCGGAATGATAAAATCGGATTGTGATTCTCATAGGAGTTATCAGTGGTTAAGGTAAAAGTAATATACGACATCATTTAGTTTGAAATTTAACGCATGTACTTTGATTCGCTCCTGATGAATAATGTGCAAATGTCACAGGATTTGACTTTGGCA from Eucalyptus grandis isolate ANBG69807.140 unplaced genomic scaffold, ASM1654582v1 tig00094415, whole genome shotgun sequence encodes:
- the LOC104416768 gene encoding methylesterase 2 → MDNKETQREKHFVLVHGACHGAWCWYRVATHLKSSGHKVTALDMDASRIHPKQAQDLNSMVEYVEPLFEFLEGLPEEEKLLSCLVPSSFSLHSRGFDFGILLGEAISSVPNQAKMMEEVAVTKGKYGIVRRVYIVCDQDLIITEGLQRWMAEMNPPDEVKVISGADHMVMFSKPLELHDALKEIAERYCP